A stretch of DNA from Ovis aries strain OAR_USU_Benz2616 breed Rambouillet chromosome 14, ARS-UI_Ramb_v3.0, whole genome shotgun sequence:
ACTGAGGGTTTCCTAGACACTGGAGCTGGACCATGCACTCTTTAGGTTTTGTTAACCCTCAAAGTTGCCCCTTCAGGTGGGAGTTGGTATTAGCCCCATTATACAGATAGAacccctgaggctcagagaggaaagtGACTCACCTAAGATGTTGTGGGTTGACTGGTGCCCCCCATCCGCCCCAAAAGAGACACATCTCCCTGAAACCTGTAAATaggaccttatttggaaagaggGTCTTTGCAGTTGTAACTAAAATGGTGATCTTGAGATCAGATCCCATATTATCTGGGTGAACCCTAAATCCAATTacatatgttcttttaaaataaagacatagaTAAGCAACAGGGCTctactgtataggacagggaactatattcaatacatatatatttttttttcttggttgggctgcaaggcatgtaggatcccAGTTCCcggactagggactgaacccatgtcctttgcattggaagtgcagagtcttaaccactggaccaccagggaagtccctattcaatatcttctaataaactataatggaaaagaatcgggaagatgtatatacacacacacacacatacacacacacacacacacacacacacacacacatatatatatagttgttgtttagttgctcagtcatgtctgactctttgccataccatggactgcagcacaccaggcttccctgtccgtcattatctgccagagtttgcttaaactcgtgTCCTTTCcatgagttgatgataccatccaactatcatctcaccctctatcaccccccttttcctgccctcaaaacaaaatcattttgtACACACttgaaaccagcacaatattgttaataaactacacttcaatttcaaaagaaggagaaaagaaaggcagaggGGGATTTTAGACAGAGGAGATAGTattgtgaagacagaggcagaggggacgtccctggcggtccagtggctgagactaagactctgaactcccaacgCATGCATGTAGATCCGGaaccaagagtttgcatgccgcaagtaagacctggcacagtcaaattaattaattaattagacaaagaaaagaaatggctaagagaatttttttcttgtatgggGGTAAGAGGAAGTCTTCCCAGTGTAGGTGACATTTTTCTGGCCCTCTTTCTGTCCCTAAAAGCCCAGCCCTGGCACTTTTCCCACCCGGATCCTCTCtccaacccctcccccaccccagtctcCCTGAGCCTCCAGTCTACCCTCTAGGGATCCCAGAGGAGTCTTCTATGTCCAGAGGTGACCTTGCCTCTCCTCAAGTCACAGTCATCCCTTATCTCCCCAGCACCCCTGGACAAATTCCCCGACTCTCTGCCTTTCTAGTCATGACCAAttccttcctctgtccttcaaAACCTACCTCTGATGTTACTTCCTCTGAGAACCCAACTTGCAGTCTGGGTTCAAGGCCTTCTCTGGGCTTACCCAGTGAACCCAGCCACCTCTACAATTGTCCATATCATGTCTGTTGCTCATGCAGGGCTGACCCCACCCCTCCTCTGCTCATAAATCTCCCACCGCTCTCCAGTGCCCCTGGGGGAAAAACTCAGGCCCTCAGTCTGGTCTTAGAGGCCCCATATGTCCTGGTTACTGCCTATTCCAGCCTCAGATCTCTTCTCTGACCATACAGGGCCCTCTGGCTTCTGGACATTTGCACCAACTGTGACTtcctgaaagtgtgaaagtgtagctgctcagtcatgtctgatcctttgcaaccccatggactatagcccgccaggctcctctgtccatggagaaagcaaggaatgCAGGTTccactgagatttgaacccagattgCTGGATTCAGAGCCCAGAGGGCTAGCCATTACAACTGTAACTTCTAACTTGGCCTTTCTTTCTATCTCCTCTGCTGGGCAAACTCATCCTCAGCTCACACGCATTTTAGGAGTCTGCTCTTCCAGGAAGCCAACAACGATGCTGTGGAAGGCAGGGGCCTCTTCTGAGTTCTGGAAGCCACCTGTGCTGCCCTCATTATAGCAACAAGACAGACTGGGCTCAGCGCCCAGAGGCGGGAGGGAATGGCCAGGCCGGAGGTGCGGCCCAGATGTGGATTTCACGCCTATTCGTCTTGGGTGCTGGGAACAAAGTTTGGGTCATAAGGAACATATGGGGCTCGCCCTGTTCCTCACTTTCATCTCCTACCTCCCTGGCCCCTGGGTGGGAGGCAGCCGGGACGGGACTCTGAGCCTGGGTGGTTCCCACAGCCCTTCCTGCCCCCGCTCTCAACTCCCACTCCCCAGGGGAGCCCAGCAAAAATCTTCCTGACCTGTGATCTCACCTTCTGGGTTCACCTCTCCTGGGGAATGTCTGGCCACCAGGTGTTTAAATCATGAAAACAAACTCCAAAAGCTCTTACTCTGTGCAGACACTATTTTAAGCTCATTGCATACACATcgctttaaaaattaagtatttatttatttatttggtggcgccaggtcttagttgcagcacttgagCGCTTcgatcttggttgtggcatgagagatctttagttgtggcatgtgggatctagttccctgaccaggggtcaaacccaggccacctgcattgggaacttggagtcttagccaatggaccaccagggaagtccctagatgttcacacatgctcagtcacttcattcatgtctgactctttgtgactccatggactgtagcctgtcaggctcctctgtccacagaattctccaggcaagaatgctggagtgggttgccatttcctcctccagaggatcttcccaacccagggatcgaacccacatctcctgtgtctcctgtattacagtcagattcttaaccactgagctactggggtaGCCCTTACAGACACATGtcaattcatttaatcctcataatatgCCCTGTGGGTTATTtcctatcatcatcatcatcatcaccactcccattttacagatgggaaaacttaGGGGACAGagagggatttgaacccaggcagtctggctccagagtccatgaGTTTCATGAAAATCACCTCTAGAGCAACGCCATCTAATAGAAGTTTCTGTGATAGTGGACATGTTCCTTATCTACGCTGTTTGATATGTTAGCCACCAACTACCCATATGGCAGTGGCTACTGATTGGGTAGCTCAGAGAACTAAGTCTGAATACTGGCTACTTGCTGTGTGATGGTTGTTAAGATTCCCAGCCTCCTCTCATTCAGTTTCTTTATAGAAGAGGTGGTTAAGGATTCCAGCCAAACCCAAACACATGTGGGTTTCAGTCCTTGCCGGCATTTCAAGGTGGTCTCTCTgagagcctcaatttcttcagaAAAGGATGGAAAGAGCAAGATCAGGCATCCAGCGATTCCTGAAACAGAGAACTCTTCTTAGAAAACCCCTtgacatgctaagttgctcagtcgcatctgactctttgcaaccctacagactgcagactgccaggctcctctgtctgtgtggttctccaagcaagaactggagtgggtggccatgcctcctccagggaatcttcccaaaccaggaactgaatcctcgtctcttatgtcttctgcattggtaggtgggatctttaccactagtgccacctgtgtaGCCCTATAAAACCCCTGAAAGATGCCTAACTCTTGCTTCAGATATGCCCACAGCCAGAGCCCTATTGGAGGCCAAAGGCAAGCCTCCCCTTATACAGGATTGTATTGGTAGCTTGGGGGTCAAACAGTCACCTCCTGCAGgctattttctgcctttttcagCTTCCTTAGGGGCATACTCAGAACAGGGGCGGGAGAGCCAGACTCAGAACAGGGGCGGGAGAGCCTGTTCTCTCTGCCTAGCACCCAATGACATCATGGTGCAGCCAGACTCCTCATTGGCTCAGGCCTGCTTTTTCTCTCAGGGAAAGAAGAGGTTGCTCTCTAGGCCCCAATGAACCTTAAGTCATATCTGTTTGTCTGAGATTCCCTCAAAGTACCCACTGTCTCTCCTACAAAGGTCACTTAAATTTGAAATTTTGCTCTTCATTGTGGGTTCAAAGGCCAAGGTGACCTGAAAAATCATAAGTCCCATGACCTTCCATTCCATAGTACTTACTACTTCCTGCCTTTTTTAACCCCACCCCTCTGgcctgttggggcttccctggtggctcagaccagtaaagaatcttcctgcaatgcaggaggcccaggtttccctgggtgggaaagatcccctggagaagggaatggctacccattccagtattcttgcctggagaatcccgtggacagaggagcctggcaagctacaatatataggatcacaaaaagtcagcatgactgagcaacaaacactctGGTCTGTAGGTACCCAACTGCTGGGTGGAATACAATTCTGCTTAGTAGCAAATGAAATCAGACTGCTCTGTGGCTCCCAATTGGCTATTCTCTCAGGAAAGGGGTTAGCCTTTGGTTCAAGACCGGGTGGACCCAACAGAACCCTCTTCAGATAGTCACtcaaaattctattattttctaagACCATCCTGGGGCCATTAGGAATCGAGTGTTTCTTAACTTGGAACTTTCTAGAAACGCGACACTGCTGTGCTTTCCTCAGGTGTGTTTCCCGCCTTTTCTAGCCACCCTCCCTTCCACTGGCTTTAGCCAATGGTTAAGCAACACAACTCTGACTAGCCTCTGTAGCCATGATTGGTTCCAAGACTTTCCTCATGGCCTTCTTCACTTTACCCTCCTAGACTGTCCAGCACAGATCAGGGATCTGGAGCCGAGATTCCTCAAGAGTTGAGACTTTATTGAGGGGACTTGCTCCATAAGGCAAAGGTCAAGTGTCCGAGCCAGAGAGCAGGAGTTCTAACGCCTTTAGTTAGGGCCTTTCCGACTCCTGGGTGCTGGCGCATGCCAGTGACGTATGGCGCTCCTTGGCATCTGATTGGCTCGCTGAGGGACGCCTCAGCGTCGAGGTAAAAGACTCCTCCCCTGATTGCTTCTAGCTCCTTCGATGGCATTCGATGGCATTCGAGGTCGAGGGGCTGCGGCTCTAGAGCCTGGGTTCGGGGCTCGGGGTCGAAGGCAGCAGGGTGCGGCACCCCCCGGCACGCTCTTCCTGCTGCAGCCGCCTCAGCGGCCGGGCCCAGCGTGGCCTCCAGGGCAGCGCGAGGCCGTGGCGGTCGAGGACGAGGCGTGTAGGATCTGGGCCGCCAGCCGTGCTGCCCAGCAGCAGGTAGTGGTTGGCGAGGCGCAGGCGCAAGCATCCGCACGTCAGATCGGCACGGGGCACCCAAGCGACCTGGCTGCCACGGCGCACGGGCCTCGCTCGCTGCTTGTACACAGCCAGCACACTCACGGCCAGCCGCTGCCATGTCGTGTCTGCGGCCTCGGAGGCCAGCACCTGCGCGTGGAGCACTGCGGGAAGGGGAGAGGTCAGGCCTAGGCTGCGGGATAGCCTGAGGGCTCCGCGAGGTTAGTCTTGGTGGGGAAGGGCCTGGGACGCAAGGGTGGGCTTCCAGAATCGCATCAGGAAGAACAGAAACCTTGACGCTTTGAGGGTGAGAGGCCCTGTGCTGTGAAGAGTGAGGTCTTTCTGAGGACACGGGTCAAAGCAAGGAGGGCGGGGCGTTTGCAGTGTGAGGTTGGGTCCCAGGATTGTGATTGTgaaggggaggggtgggtgggcgATCCCTCTGGAGTGGAGGTCAGGCTGGGCCAGGAACCCAGGTGCCCACCAGGAAATATGCAAGCACTACCAGGGATGCTTTTGAGATCATATTAGAAACAGCAGGTATGGGAATGACTTAAAGGTTAGAGGTCTCCCGGGACCCTGCAGTGGGTGGGGCTGGAACAAGGCAGAAAAGGCAGGTCCAGGTCTCTAATACCAGAGAGTCAGAAAGTATTAGGAGCACACAGAGCCCTTGGAAAACAGAGAGATTGCCCTAGGAGGGATCTGCATCTAGGATGGATTTGAGGGCCAGAAGGAGGTCAGTCCTTGGAAGCCCAGGGTTGAGGTCTTACTAGTGGTGATTCAGGGAAGTGTCCCCTCTAAGGGGTAGAAATGAGATCTGTTGGCAGCAGCCCTCTGGTGGGCAAGCTGAGCCTATGGGCTAGAAGATCccggtgggaggtggggggagaagcCTCCACATTTGGAGTTCAAGGATACTAGTGACCAGATGGTGAGCCTCAGGGAGGGGAGGTCTGGGATCCTGTACCATTGAGGGGAGTAACTGGGGCTGGGCTGAACTCAAGTGTCCAAGAGAGTTGAGGTCATAGGCCCTGGACTCAGGGGGCTGGTGTAGACTGGCGGATTAGGAAACTCTGAGGGAGTCTGTGGGAATGGGGCTACAGCCCTGAAGGAGGGCAGAGGACCTGAGACAGACAAGACAGCCCAAGGGTCCCCTCCATTCAACCAGTTTGCCTTTCTCCTTCCATCCTCAGGAGGCCACCTCCCCCACTCGGGGACGTCAGGCTGAAGGAGATTGTGAAACTCTGCAAGACCAAGAAcgtggggagagaggagacctAGGAAGGTAGGGAGTAACCCTCCCTACTCCCCCTTCTGCCCATTGTCTGCTGTCCCATTAGGTTGTAGATCAGGACAGGCCCTTTAGAGTTCAGCACGCCTTCCCTTTtaagatgaggaaagtgaaggcCAGAGAAGAGAGTGGCTTGGAGGCAGATCAGAGCTCCTGTGTGCCCGCTGGCCCTTGTTCTCCCCGGTACTCACCGTAGTCCTGCTGGCAGTACCTCCGAAGGCTCATGTGTATCCTGGTGTCCGAGGTATTGCAATAGTTTTGACACTGAGGGTCTGGGGAGGGTCAGGCTCCTGAGGCCTGGACTACAGCATTCTGCCCCTGCCCATCCCCCACAATCCATCTTAATGGACAGCTGGGGTGCCTGAACCCTTGGGACTGCGCTCAGTGGACCACCCCTGGATCCCTGCCTGGTGGCCCAATCACCCCATCCCCGCTCCTTCTTGCTACCAGGAATTTGTAGGCCAGCCTGTCTTACCCGAGCTGTAAGCATGAGGGGTTGTAGCAAGGGTGGTTGTCGCCTCTGGGATTCCTGTGAGAGAGCAGAGGAGAGGTAGGGCCTCTTAGCACCTCCCACCAGTACCCCGCTACCCCCAAAGAAATCCATACCCTGTAAAGTCTGTTCCCTGAGGCCCAAGAGCGGAAGCACACTTTGCCTTTCTCCCCCAGGACCTGGAGTTCTGGTCCCTCGCCACTTTCTGGACTCAGGAATCCCAGTCTTAAGACCTCTCTCAGACCCAGGAATCCAGGCTCTTAGCCTCTTCCTCCACAGGGTGAGACTGGACTTCAGTCTTCGCCTCCCCAAGGCCGCAGAGTCCGGCTTCCAGTCTCTAGCTTCTGTCTCCCAGGGACCCAGTCCTCACCCCTCTTGCCCCCTGGAGGTCTGGCTATCTCCTTCCCACCCAACTTGGGACTCGGGGCCCCGCCCCCAGGACTCACGCTGGCAGGGCATCCTGGGAGAGCGGCTCTGCTGGTAGCCAGGACCACAGCGGTTGCAGGTCAGGCCAGTGACCCCTAACTTGCAGGAGCACTGCCCACTGGTCTGGTTGCAGGTACCGCCTGTCGCCCCAATAGGATGGCACTGGCAGGCTGCGTGAGGAGAGgagctggggaggtggggtgcGGGCTCCCAGCCTCTTCCTCCCCAAGATTGGGGAGGCTGGAATTCCCTGCCCCCTCTGCCCTCAGGCCCCATAGATCCGgccctcagcccctcctccctcagacctGCCTGCCGCCTTTCCCTCCAGGCGGGGCTTCAGGCTGCACTCACGCCTGCAGGCCTTGCGGCTGTTGATGGGCTGGCCAGGGTCCCTCCAGAACCCTGGCTGGCAGTAATGGCAGTGCCGGCCGGCTGTGTGGTGGCGGCACCGCTCACACACGCCCCCGCTCCGGCCGCCCGACAGCCTGAACAGCTCAGAGTTGAACCTGCAGCGTCGCGCGTGCTGGTTGCAGGAGCAGGCTGGGAACAAGATGGAGTGAGGGCGCCTCAGGCAGCCATTCCATTCCCCTTTCCCAGCTTTCCCCCCACCGCCCTCAGGAGAGAGACTGCCTGGGGTTCCCCGGGTGACTGTGGTCCCCGAAGCCCTTCATTCTCATCTTTAAAACGGGCGGTGCTCTGGACTGGAGCTGGGTGAGCCCGAGGGGACTGATGAACACGTAGGGTGTAGAGAGTGGCAACTCTGGGTGTGGGCTACAGAGTCAGGCCCTCGCGTGGAAGTGTCTCACTCTTTCCGTGGGCAAGTGACGCTTCCTTTCTGCAGCTCAGACTCCTTTGCTATAAGATGACATTTATAGTATCTACTTCCTTGCAGGAGGACCACCTACCATGTACATTTTGCTGGGGAGCATCGATCAGATTTCAAAGGCAGTGACTCTCAAACCTTACCACTTATTCGAGTTACTggggaaacatttaaaaagagcAACACAGGACCTCTGTGCTAGGTCCTGTATTGGGCTGCATCCTAAGGACTTTATGTTTATCCGTGATTTGAATTTCCACTGCAGCCTGTAGAGGAAGGcctgttgttttcctcactttacagacgaggaaatggagacacagagggGTTTGGTCACTagttgggcggggggggggggggggggtcacacagccaggaagccgacgagctgggacttgaacccaagcAGTCTGGCAGGCTCCTGAGGCCATGTGCCCATCTGCTGCCCTAGAACATCTAGTGTGAGCACGTTCAGGACAAGCTAGGACCCTTGGGATCATCCTCCTGAGCTCACGGTCCAGCCCGGCCACCTGCTGACTGCGTGTCCTTGGCACACAGAACTCCCCAGCTctagcctcagtctcctcatctgtaaaatgggccagATGCAATCACTGcccggcacatagtaggtgctggaTAAAAATGTGTCTAATGAATAAAAGCTTCCCCCACCGTGGTTGATTTGATGAGTCCAAAAACATCCATCTGCCCTGTGTTTCCGCAGCCTGTCACTAAGTACCACCTGAGCGCCTGTGCCAAGCCAACCTCCAGGCGGGGGCTCAGAAAGTGTCCTCCACATCACCGTCACTGTGATCAGGTGTTACCAAGAGGCTAGAGCTCCCGGGTGGGCATGGAAGCAGCAGAGGTGGCAGGGGAGAGCCAGGGGAGCCAAGAGAGGTGCTGCCAGAGGACAGTGTGGGGAGAAGCAAGGGGCAGGCAGCTCTGGGGTAGGAGAGAGCCTCCTGCCCTCAGGGACACGGCCCGGCTGCTGGACCACGGGCCCAGCTCCGGGTCAGGGCAGGTCAGGGCGGGCCCAGGACTCACGCAGGCAAGGGTGAGGGTGCCGAGGCGTGGCAGGCCGCCAGGGCCAGTCGCGGTGGGACGGCCGGCAGCTCTCACAGCCTGGGCCGGTGGTGTGGTGGCGGCAGCGACAGCGGGGCGGCCGGTCGCGGGCAGCGCAGCGGGCCGCGTGGCCGTGGCACTGGCAGCGGCCTCTCACGCCTGCGGCTGCCAGCCCCCCGCGGCCCCCGAGCTCCAGGCGGAGGTGACTGGCCACCACGCTGGCCTTCGGGCCCGCTGGGACCCGGAAAGTCACCCTCTCGGGCCCTCCCAACGCCCCTGGCCAGGCGGGCCTGCGCCACAGTGACCTCCAGGGCCCTCCGGTGGCCCAGGCAGCAGACAGGACCAGGGCTGGGGGTCCTGGGGTGCAAAAGCGCAGGCTGACGGACGACAGGAGGAAAGGGCCCCCCAGGCCCAGGGTCAGACTGCCATTGCAGGGGGCCCGTGGGCCGAGATCCACGCTTGGGGAGGGGCCACAGGCCTGGGGACAGGAGGCGGCCATGCCAGCCAGCTGGGTCACGGGTGGAAGGCAGAAGCGGGGGCGGCCCCCGGGGTGGTAACACGGGTCCGCACTGGCCTGGCTTAGGAGGAGCCAGAGGGCAAAGGTCACGGGCATGGTTCCAGCAGAGGCAAGTACCTGCGGAGGAGAGGAGTGGCCGGGCTGGGGGCCTCAGGCTGCCCCCCGAGGTCAGCCTTCACCCCGCTCTCCAGGCTCCCTGAGGAACCCTGGCAttccacccccagccctgccccagaccTCTCCCGGCTGCTTCTGAGCGAGGAAAATAGTTCCATCTGGGGAGAATTACTGTTTACATAAGCCAAAGGGGAAAGAACGCAAGCAAAATCGAGAATTTTGCCTGAACTAATCCGTAGCTTAACACCCCGGCGCTATCAGTCAGTGTCGAGGGGCAGGGGGCCCTGGGgagagggcggggaggggggacagatggggaaacttCGAGCAAGGATaagggggagaagaggggagcAAGGCAGGGCAGACGGAGTTACAGACAGATGAACACTCGGTGACAAAGCACAGAGACAGGGACAGATAGGGGCGCAGACAGATAGATGGAGGGAGAGGGGTCAAGGCAAGCGTAGGGCAAGGGCCAGGCAGGGAGAGGATCCAGGAGGGGCGAGGAGGACGCAAGGGGAGACCACGAGGCCCAGAAAGATGGCGGCTGGGAAACCGGAGTCCACAGGGTGTCGGGGGAGCGGGTGCCTGGGAGCCTGGGGACCGGGACCTCGGAGACACCTGCAGAGCTGGAGGAGAGCGGGCAGTGCAGCAGGCCTGACCTGGGGGGAGAGCAAGGGTGCTGGGCCTGGGGATCAGAAGCAGGAGGCAGGTCAACGGGGATCAGGGATCCGAGGG
This window harbors:
- the NTN5 gene encoding netrin-5; protein product: MAVGARWAEIIRKSSEMRAHGALPSQSGHKGLTFSAPQAFHTSLPAQASRPQASPPGSLGRSSGFCVWVLASAGTMPVTFALWLLLSQASADPCYHPGGRPRFCLPPVTQLAGMAASCPQACGPSPSVDLGPRAPCNGSLTLGLGGPFLLSSVSLRFCTPGPPALVLSAAWATGGPWRSLWRRPAWPGALGGPERVTFRVPAGPKASVVASHLRLELGGRGGLAAAGVRGRCQCHGHAARCAARDRPPRCRCRHHTTGPGCESCRPSHRDWPWRPATPRHPHPCLPCSCNQHARRCRFNSELFRLSGGRSGGVCERCRHHTAGRHCHYCQPGFWRDPGQPINSRKACRPCQCHPIGATGGTCNQTSGQCSCKLGVTGLTCNRCGPGYQQSRSPRMPCQRIPEATTTLATTPHAYSSDPQCQNYCNTSDTRIHMSLRRYCQQDYVLHAQVLASEAADTTWQRLAVSVLAVYKQRARPVRRGSQVAWVPRADLTCGCLRLRLANHYLLLGSTAGGPDPTRLVLDRHGLALPWRPRWARPLRRLQQEERAGGCRTLLPSTPSPEPRL